The Buchnera aphidicola (Mindarus japonicus) genomic interval TATATCAAAAAAAATAAAAAATAACTTTAATAAAAAAAAATGGTTGAAATGGGTTTTATACTCAGGAGAAGACTATGAATTATGTTTTACTATACCAGAAAAGAAAAAGATATGTTTAGATAATTTAATGAAATTTTGTAATGTACGTTATACACATATTGGAAATATTACTCACTTAAAAGAAGGTTATAAATTATTAGAATTTCAAAAATCTATAAAATTTAATCAAACAGGTTTTAATCATTTTTAAAAAAAAATATTTGTTATATAAAATAGAGAAACCGAATGAAAGATATTTTTTATATGAAAAAAGCTATAAATTTAGCAAAATTAGGAATGTTTACTACTTTTCCTAATCCAAATGTAGGTTGTATTATTGTAAAAAAATCAAAAATTGTAGGTAAAGGATGGCATAAAAAATCAGGTGAAGAACATGCTGAAATATATGCTTTAAAACAAGCAAAAAAAAAAGCAAAAGGAGCTACAGCTTATATAACTTTAGAACCTTGTTGCCATTATGGAAAAACCCCACCTTGTTGTAAAGCACTTTTTTATGCTGGTATATCAAAAGTAGTAATAGCTTCTAAAGATCCAAATCCAAAAGTTAATGGATTAGGGTTACTCTGGTTAAAAAAAAGGGGAATTCTCATAAAAGAAGGTGTTTTAAAAGATGAAGCAAAATATATAAATCAAGGATTTTTTAAAAGGATGAAAACGGGTATTCCCTGGATTCAATTAAAATTAGCAATGTCTATCGATGGTAGATCTTCTCTTCAAAATGGTAAAAGTAAATGGATTACTTCAAAGAAATCTCGTATAGATGTTCAGTACTTTCGAGCAAAAAGCAACGCTATTCTAAGTACTAGTAAAACTATACTAAATGATAATCCTTCATTAAACATAAGATACCATGAATTTAATGATAAAAAATTGAAAAAATACGATATAAATAAAAAAAATCAACCTATTAGAATTATTATTGATAGTAAAAATAGATTAACTCCATCTAATAAATTTATATATACAAAAGGAAACATTATTTTAGTTCGATTAAAATATGATAATTTGACTTGGCCTAAAAATGTAAAACAATTACTAGTTCCTTCCTATAAAAAAAAAATAGATTTACATCATCTATTCAAAATATTAGGAAAGTCTAATATTAATACTATATGGATCGAATCTGGACCTTCTTTATCTGGTGCTTTACTAAAATATAAATTAATTGATGAACTCATTATTTATATAGCCCCTAAACTATTTGGTCATCACTCAAATCCTTTATGCTTATTAGATATGTATTCAGAAATTTCAGAAGTACCTAAATTATCTTTTTCTAGTATACAGAAAATTGATTCAGATATACGAATCATATTAAAACCCAACAATAATTTATATAATTAATTTTTTAAAAAAAATCTAATATTTATAAATATTTTTATAATAAGAAAAAAAATGAATCCCTTAACTAGAAGAAAAGCAAGAGAATGTGCTGTACAAGCTATTTATTCATGGCAATTATCAAAAAACAACATATTGGATATTAAAAATGAGTTTTTAAAAAAAATAACTGAACAAGAAATAGATATAATTTATTTTTCTCAATTAATTATAGGAATTACTGATCATTATAAATTTTTAGATGAATTCATAAAACCTTATTTATCTAGAAAAATAACTGAACTAGATCCTATTGAAAAAACAGTTCTTAGAATTTCTTTATATGAACTTATTAAAAGAAAAGATATTCCTTATAAAGTTGTAATCAATGAAGGAATAGAACTTGCTAAATTATTTGGAGCTAAAAAAAGTCATAAATTTATTAATGGAGTATTAGATAAAGTTGTTTCTAAACTAGAAATATCTTCTAACTCTTAATATACTTATTATTTTTAATAAATTTAAAAAATTAATTAACAATAAAATAAAAAATGATACAATTATCTATTACACTAATTAAATTAGTGTAATGATATTTTCATAAAAAAATTAATTTAACCATTCTACTATTCTTTTTTCAATTCCTTGAGAATTTAATTTCAAATCTTTTTTGATTTCTTTCTGATCTCCATGAGATATAAATTTATTTGGTAAACCTATATTTAAAACTGGAATATTAATTTTATGTAACATTAATAATTCATTAATACTACTACCTGCGCCTCCCGATATAATCCCTTCTTCAATAGTTACTAAAAATTCATAATTTTTTGCCAATAATAAAACTAAACTAGCATCTAAAGGTTTAATAAATCTCATATCTACTAAAGTATAGTTTAACTTTTTACTTACCTTTTTAGCTGAAAAAAATAATGATCCAAAATTTAAAATAGCAGCTTTTTTTCCTATTCTTTTAATTAGACCTTTTCCTATTGGTAAAGTTTTAAACGAATATAAAATATTATTTGTAAATTCTTTTTTAGGAAATCTTATTGCAATTGGACTATTTAAATTTAAATACGCTGTATTTAACATCTTTAATAATTCATTTCCACTGCTAGGAGCCATAATAATAAAATTTGGAATGCATCTGAGATATGCAATATCAAACATCCCTTGATGTGTTTTTCCGTCATGACCTACTATACCAGCCCTATCTATTACAAATAAAATTGGTAAGTTTTGTATTGAGACATCATGAATTACTTGATCATAAGCTCTTTGTAAAAAAGTAGAATAAATTGCTATTATTGGTTTGTATCTTTTAGATGCCAAGCCAGCAGCAAAAGTTACTGCATGTTGCTCTGCAATTCCTACGTCGAAATATTGTTTAGGAAATAATTTCGAGAATTTTGTTATTCCAGAACCTACAGACATTGCAGGAGTAATAGCTATAATTTTTTTATCTTTTTTTGCAATTTTACATAACCAATTTCCAAATATTTTTGAGTAAGTAATTTTTTTTTTAACTAAAAGAGAAGAACTTTTATTTTTTGAACTAACAAAATGCCATTTAATTGGATCTTTTTCAGCAGGAGTAAAACCTTTTCCTTTCTTAGTTTTTATATGGAATAATTTAATTCCATGAATAGAACGTAACTTCTTTAAAAATTTAATTAAGAATAATATATCATGTCCATCATGAGGACCATAATAATTTATTCCACATTGATTTATAACTCTATAAAAATCTTTTTTTTTAAATAAAAAACTTTTTTTTTCCTTAGTTAATATTGAAAAAAAATTTTTCAACATGCCTATACTATTAGAAATGGACATTTTATTATCGTTTAAAATGATTAAAAAATCAGAGAAAATATTTGCAGAATGATTGATAGCTTCTAATGACATTCCTCCTGCTATAGCCGAATCCCCAATAACAGATACCGTTTTTCTATTTTTTTTTTCTTTTTGAGCAGCTATAGACATTCCTAATCCTGCACTAATAACAGTAGAAGAATGCCCAGTGCCAAAACAATCATAGATACTTTCATTAAAAGATGGAAAAGGATGTAATCCTTTTTTCTTTCCAACACTAAATATACTTTTAAATCTTTCTGTTAATATTTTATGTGGATAAGATTGGTGTCCTATATCCCATAATAAATTATCAAATGGCGTGTTATAGACATAATGTATTGCTACAGTAATTTCAATTACACCTAAATTAGAAGAAAAATGGCCTCCGAATTTTTGAATACTATTTATTAAATAATGTCGTAATTCAAAACATAATTTTGGTAATGTTTTAATTGATAATAATCTTAATTTTTTAACAGAATTTGCTAATAACAAAGTTGGATACTTTCTTAGAAAATGATTCATATCATTACTCAATTTTAAGATAACTTATTTTTCATAAAAAAATATTTAGTATAATTTTATTATTTAATTATAAATTAATAAATTGATAAATTTATTATTTTTTTAAAATACACAAAGTTCTAAAAAAAAACTATAAAAATAAAAATTTAAAACTATTACTTTTTATTTTTATAATTTTATTATAATATTTGTATATTAACTAAATATTTTCATATTAAATAAATGAAAGAAAATAAAAAATTTTTTTATTGTCCAATTTATACTGCTATTTTAGATATACGTTCATATGAAGAACATATAGAAAAACCAATAAATATATCTAACATGAAAATATGTTGGATACCTTTTTATCGACTAGAAAATGAATTCAAAAATTTAGATCAAAAAATAACATGGCTATTATATTGTGAAAAAGGAATTATGAGTAAATTACAAAAGATTTATTTAATAAAACAAGGATTTAAAAATGTACAATTATTAATTTAACTTTTAAAATATTTAGTGTTATAAAAAAAATAAAGAATAAAAATTAACCAAAATATATTCATTATTATAGATATAAAAAAAGGTGAAATTGAATAATAAAATTGAAACCAACTAGATAAAATTCCACCTAATGATGATCCTAATGACTGATAAGTATAATAAATAGCTAAAATACTTCCTTTATAACTATAAAAAGAATTATTATTAATTAATGAAGGAATATAAGAAGAAAAAATAGAGAATGAAATAAAAAAAAGTTGAATACCTATTACTAATCCTCCTAAATTTTTTATAAAGTACAAAAAAATAAATTCTGAAATTATTAATAACATTGCAAATAAAATGAAAGTTTCTTTTAAAAATTTTTTTTTCTCAATAAAACGAATGATAAAGAAAGTAAAAAAAATAGAAATAAGTATGGTCAATCCATAAATTTTGCATTGCAAAGAAGGTGATATTTGTAATATCTTCATTTTTTTAGGCAATTCTATAAAATTAGAAGTTAATATAAAATAAAGAAAAAAGGTTCCAATATTTAAAAAAAATAATTTAAAATTAAATAAAATAGAAAAAAATTTTTTTTTTGTAATTCTTGTTTTCTTTTTTAAAATATTAACTTTCTTAAATAAATCGCAAATATTCCATAATGCTACTATGCATAACACTGAAAAAAATGATAATATCCAAAAAATTGAACTTATATTAAAATATAAAAATATTAAAGGGGAAAATATAATTGAAGCAAAAAAAGTAAAAGCAACAGTTAATCCTACAAACATCATAGACTGAGAAAAATTTTTAATTGAAATTACATCCGAAAGCCAAGCTATTAGAACAGAAGAAATTGCTGCTGATCCTTGTATAGCTCTTCCAATAATTATTCCCCAAATAGATTTATTTAAAGCCGAAATAATACAACCTATAAAAAATAACAACATTCCTAAAATTAAAATTAATTTTCTACCAAATTTATCTGAAAAAATTCCAAATATTATTTGAAAAAAAAATTGAAAAAATCCATAACTACCAATTGCTAATCCAATTAAAAAACTATTACTATCTTTAAATTTTAATCCATATTGACTAAATGAAGACACTACAATAGATAATGAAAACATTCTTAAAAAAAATAATAAACATACAAAAATAGTAATTTTAATTTCTTTAATATTCATTTTTTACATCTTTTTTTTTAATTTTTTTAATTTTTTTAATTTATTGAATACAAAAAATAAAGTATTTAACTTCAAAAAAAAATAAAAAAATTTTAAATAAATTAATTTTTATTAATATTTAAAACTTGACTAAAATATATTTTTTATAATATATAATAATTTACTTAATTAAAAAACAATTTTTTTGAAAATGGAAAAAGAACATTTGACCAATTTATTTGATAATAAAGGTTATTTATTAAATTATAAAAATTGGAATAAAAAAATAGCTATAAATATTGCCGTTAAAGAATCTATTGTAATGACTAAAAAACATTGGGAAATTGTTCATTTTATAAGAACATTTTATATTAAATTTAAAATTACACCTTCAATTAGATTATTAATAACAACTATAAATCATAAGAAAAAGAAAAAAATAACTAGTCAATGTTTATTCATTTTATTTCCTAAAGGAGCTGCTAAACAAGCTAGTAAAATTGCTGGTGTACCTAAGCCAAATAATTGTTTATAAACTTTATCATTATTAATTATTAACTAACATAACATACTGAAATTAAAAAACTAAAAAAAAATATTACCCCTATAGAAATAAAAAACATGATCTTCGACCATAAAGTATAACTAAAACAATTAATTGTTAAAATTCCTAAAATAAACCAACACGATCCTAATACAGAAATACTTAAAAAATATAAATAATTAGTAACATTTAAAATATATAGAAAAATAGAAAAAAAAATAAAGAATATAATATATAATAATATATTATATTGAGTTTTTCGAATACCATTGACAACAGAAAAAACAGGTATATCAGCTGATTTATAATCATGAAATCGAAAGATGGAAATTGAATAAAAATGAATAATTTGCCAACATAAAAAAATTAGAAATAGAAATAAAGTACATAAATTTATTTTGTTTTCCACAACAGAATAACCAATTATTGGAGGTAAAGAACCTGAAAAACCACCAATAATAGTTGAATAAACAAAATTAGGCTTCATATATTTACTATATAAAAAAACATAAATTAGAAATCCAATAAAATTTAAAAAAAAAACTAATATATTTGTAAAAAAAAATAAATACAAAAAGCCTAAAACTCCTAGAAAAGTTCCATAAGAAAAAGCGAAGTTAATCGACACTAGTTTTTTAGGCAATGCTCTATTTCTTGTTCTATGCATTTTTTTATCTATATCTTTATCTATAATATTATTAAATACACATCCAGAAGCAATAACTAGAAATGTTCCAATTAACACATTTAATAATAAAAAAAAATGAATATCTCCTTTAGCAGCTAAAAAAAAACCTCCTATTACAGGTATTAAATTCCCTAATATAATCTTTGGTTTGATAATTTCTAAATATTGTTTAAAAATTGTAAAATTCATTTTTTAATTATCCATTAAATGAAAACTTAAATTAAACATAATCCATACAGATCCAAAAAAAATAATAAAAATAATTATTAAAGAAAAAAATGTTGATATTAAATACCAAGGATTTTTTATAGAAAACTCTAATTTAAAAAAATACTTAAAATGCACTATTATTTGAATAATTGCAAATACAGAAATAAAAAGTAAAGAATGAAATTTTGAAAAAAAATTAAAAATTACTATAAAAAAAGGAAAAACTGTTAAAATAAACGATAAGAAAAAACCTATTCCATAAATATATATTTCTTTAAAAAAATTTTTTTTTTTACTAGAATTTAATTCTTTCATATTAATTTTCCAAATAAATAAACAAACGTAAATATACAAATCCATATAATATCAAGAAAATGCCAAAATAATCCTAAACACTTAATTTGAGTTTTAGTTTTTTTAACTAAACCTATTTTTTTTATATTAATAATCAATATTAAAAGCCAAACCAACCCAGAAAAAATATGTATTCCATGCATACCTACTAAAACAAAAAAAGAAGATAAGAAAGCATTATTGATTGGTGTATAACCTTTTAAAATTAATGAATATAATTCAAAAAATTCTAAACTAATAAAAGAAAATCCGAGCAAAAAAGTAATGATCAAAAAGATAAAAAAATATTTTTTTTTATTATAATCAATTAAAATACTAGCTATTCCATAAGTAATGGAGCTAGTTAATAAACAAATAGTTTCCAAAAAAACAGTTCTTAAATTAAAAAAATCTTTATTAATCCAATTATATGAAACACTATTAGTCATTACAGCAAATATTGAAAAAATTGTAGCAAATAATATACAATCACTAATTAAATATATCCAAAATCCAAAAACTATTTTTTCATTAATATCTTTTTTTTTAGAAATATCTTTTTTTTTAATAATATTATTTAAATTATTAATTAACATTTTTATAAACCCAATTTTTTTATTATTTTAATTTTTTTTTATTTTTTTACATTAATTATAGTTTTGCAACTTTTTTTACAACTATCACTAATCCATATTAAAATAATAGTTAAAAATGATAATGATCCCAACCACCAAATATGCCATACGAAAGAAAATCCTAATAAAATAGAGAAAAAAGAAATTATTACACCTATATTAGTATTGTTAGGGATAATTATATTTTTTTGATTAAATATACTATTTTTTTTAAAATGATTATTTTTTTTAATTCTCCAAAAATCGTCTCTTTCTTTAACTTCAGGACATAATAAAAAATTATATACCGGAGGTGGAGATAATGTCGACCATTCTAATGTTCTACCGTCCCATGGATCTCCAGTTAAATCAGCATATTTTTTTCTTAAAATAATCGATTTTATAACTTGAATAATTTGACAAATTATACCAATAGCAATAAAAAACGTACCTACAGCTGAAATTAATAAAAAAGAATGAAATTGATCTTCTATATTCTGACTTAAACGTCGAGTCATTCCCATTATTCCAAGATAATACAAAGGCATAAAAGCTAAAAAAAATCCTGTTATCCAAAAATAAAATGCTTTTTTTCCCCAATATTCATCTAAAGTAAACCCAAATAGTTTAGGAAACCAATAAGTTATCCCTGAAAAACAACCAAACACTACACCACCAATAATTACATTATGAAAATGAGCCACTAAAAATAAACTGTTATGCAAAACAAAATTTACACTTGGAACAGACAATAATACGCCGGTCATACCACCGATAGAAAACGTAATCAAAAATCCAATAGCCCATAACATAGCAGAATGTAACTCTATTCTTCCTCTATACATAGTAAATAACCAGTTAAAAATTTTAACTCCAGTTGGAATAGCTATAATCATTGTAGCAATACCAAAAAAACTGTTTATATTGGCCCCGGATCCCATAGTAAAAAAATGATGTAACCAAACAATGAAAGATAAAATTGTTATAGCAATAGTAGCCCAAACTAATGAAACATATCCAAATAATGTTTTTTTTGAAAAAGTTGGAACTACTTCAGAAAAAATTCCAAAAGCTGGAAGAATTAAAATATATACTTCTGGATGTCCCCAAATCCAAATTAAATTTATATACATCATAGGATTTCCACCAAAACTGTTGGTAAAAAAATGAAAACCTAAATATCTATCTAAAGTTAATAACATTAACACCACAGTTAATACAGGAAAAGCACATATTATTAATATATTAGTACAAAGAGATGTCCAAGTGAAAATTGGCATTTTAAACATACTCATCCCAATTGTTCTCATTTTTAAAATTGTTACTAAAAAGTTAATCCCAGTTAAAGTTGTACCTATTCCAGCAATTTGTAAACTCCAAATCCAATAATCTACACCCACTCCTGGATTATATTGTAATTCTGATAAAGGAGGGTATGCTAACCATCCAGTTTGTGCAAATTCTCCTATTCCTAAAGAAATATTTAAAATCATTGCTCCACTAAAAGTTAACCAAAAACTTATGTTATTCAGTGTTGGAAACGCTACATCTCTAGCTCCAATTTGCAAAGGAACAACAAAATTCATTAAACCTATTACTAACGGCATAGCGACAAAAAAAATCATAATAACACCGTGAGCAGTAAATATTTGATCATAATGATGAGAAGGTAAAAATCCCTGTTTTCCTGAAGAAGATATTACTTGTTGTAATCGCATCATAATAGCATCAGCAAATCCTCGGAATAGCATTACAAATGCCAAAATAATATACATTATTGCTATTTTTTTATGATCTACAGAACAACACCATTCTGTCCAAAAAATTTTCCATTTTTTAAAATACGTCATTAAAAAAAATATACAACAAACTGTTAATATGATTAAAAAACAAGTAAACATAATAATTGGTTCATTATATGGTATATCAGATAAAGTTAATTTTCCAAGCATTGTTATATCTCTTAAAATAAATTAGATTAATTTTTTTTATAATTATTGTTAATATTATTATTAGGTTTTAAATAGCAACTCTGAATTAATTTATTAAAAATAGTATCATCTATATCAAAAAAATACTGTACTTTATAATTTTCGTCTGGTTTAAAGATATGTTTTAGATATTTTTCTTTATTATATAAAGAAATTCCATTTTTTTTAACCTTATTTATCCAAGAAATAAAAGAAGAATTATCTTTTGTAATTAAAACAGAAAATTTCATATTGGAAAAATTCTTTCCACTATAATTAGAAGACATACCTTTGTATTTTCCTGAACTATTTGCTATTAAATTCAAAGTTGTTGACATACAAGGCATTGCATAGATCTGACTTCCAAGAGACGGAATAAAAAAAGAATTCATTACAGAATTAGAAGTAATTTTGAATTGAACAGGAACATTTTTAGGAAATGATATTTCATTAATAGTTGCTATTCGATATTTTGGATAAATAAATAACCACTTCCAATCTAAAGCAATTACATTTATTTTTATTGGTTTAATTTTGGAAATTAAAGGCTTACTAGGTTCTAATCTATGAGTAGTTGTATAAGCTACTATTGATAAACAAAAAATAATTAATATTGGTATTATCCATACTAATAATT includes:
- the ribD gene encoding bifunctional diaminohydroxyphosphoribosylaminopyrimidine deaminase/5-amino-6-(5-phosphoribosylamino)uracil reductase RibD — translated: MKDIFYMKKAINLAKLGMFTTFPNPNVGCIIVKKSKIVGKGWHKKSGEEHAEIYALKQAKKKAKGATAYITLEPCCHYGKTPPCCKALFYAGISKVVIASKDPNPKVNGLGLLWLKKRGILIKEGVLKDEAKYINQGFFKRMKTGIPWIQLKLAMSIDGRSSLQNGKSKWITSKKSRIDVQYFRAKSNAILSTSKTILNDNPSLNIRYHEFNDKKLKKYDINKKNQPIRIIIDSKNRLTPSNKFIYTKGNIILVRLKYDNLTWPKNVKQLLVPSYKKKIDLHHLFKILGKSNINTIWIESGPSLSGALLKYKLIDELIIYIAPKLFGHHSNPLCLLDMYSEISEVPKLSFSSIQKIDSDIRIILKPNNNLYN
- the nusB gene encoding transcription antitermination factor NusB; this encodes MNPLTRRKARECAVQAIYSWQLSKNNILDIKNEFLKKITEQEIDIIYFSQLIIGITDHYKFLDEFIKPYLSRKITELDPIEKTVLRISLYELIKRKDIPYKVVINEGIELAKLFGAKKSHKFINGVLDKVVSKLEISSNS
- the dxs gene encoding 1-deoxy-D-xylulose-5-phosphate synthase, yielding MNHFLRKYPTLLLANSVKKLRLLSIKTLPKLCFELRHYLINSIQKFGGHFSSNLGVIEITVAIHYVYNTPFDNLLWDIGHQSYPHKILTERFKSIFSVGKKKGLHPFPSFNESIYDCFGTGHSSTVISAGLGMSIAAQKEKKNRKTVSVIGDSAIAGGMSLEAINHSANIFSDFLIILNDNKMSISNSIGMLKNFFSILTKEKKSFLFKKKDFYRVINQCGINYYGPHDGHDILFLIKFLKKLRSIHGIKLFHIKTKKGKGFTPAEKDPIKWHFVSSKNKSSSLLVKKKITYSKIFGNWLCKIAKKDKKIIAITPAMSVGSGITKFSKLFPKQYFDVGIAEQHAVTFAAGLASKRYKPIIAIYSTFLQRAYDQVIHDVSIQNLPILFVIDRAGIVGHDGKTHQGMFDIAYLRCIPNFIIMAPSSGNELLKMLNTAYLNLNSPIAIRFPKKEFTNNILYSFKTLPIGKGLIKRIGKKAAILNFGSLFFSAKKVSKKLNYTLVDMRFIKPLDASLVLLLAKNYEFLVTIEEGIISGGAGSSINELLMLHKINIPVLNIGLPNKFISHGDQKEIKKDLKLNSQGIEKRIVEWLN
- the thiI gene encoding thiazole biosynthesis protein, whose amino-acid sequence is MKENKKFFYCPIYTAILDIRSYEEHIEKPINISNMKICWIPFYRLENEFKNLDQKITWLLYCEKGIMSKLQKIYLIKQGFKNVQLLI
- a CDS encoding MFS transporter, coding for MNIKEIKITIFVCLLFFLRMFSLSIVVSSFSQYGLKFKDSNSFLIGLAIGSYGFFQFFFQIIFGIFSDKFGRKLILILGMLLFFIGCIISALNKSIWGIIIGRAIQGSAAISSVLIAWLSDVISIKNFSQSMMFVGLTVAFTFFASIIFSPLIFLYFNISSIFWILSFFSVLCIVALWNICDLFKKVNILKKKTRITKKKFFSILFNFKLFFLNIGTFFLYFILTSNFIELPKKMKILQISPSLQCKIYGLTILISIFFTFFIIRFIEKKKFLKETFILFAMLLIISEFIFLYFIKNLGGLVIGIQLFFISFSIFSSYIPSLINNNSFYSYKGSILAIYYTYQSLGSSLGGILSSWFQFYYSISPFFISIIMNIFWLIFILYFFYNTKYFKS
- a CDS encoding TusE/DsrC/DsvC family sulfur relay protein encodes the protein MEKEHLTNLFDNKGYLLNYKNWNKKIAINIAVKESIVMTKKHWEIVHFIRTFYIKFKITPSIRLLITTINHKKKKKITSQCLFILFPKGAAKQASKIAGVPKPNNCL
- the cyoE gene encoding heme o synthase, giving the protein MNFTIFKQYLEIIKPKIILGNLIPVIGGFFLAAKGDIHFFLLLNVLIGTFLVIASGCVFNNIIDKDIDKKMHRTRNRALPKKLVSINFAFSYGTFLGVLGFLYLFFFTNILVFFLNFIGFLIYVFLYSKYMKPNFVYSTIIGGFSGSLPPIIGYSVVENKINLCTLFLFLIFLCWQIIHFYSISIFRFHDYKSADIPVFSVVNGIRKTQYNILLYIIFFIFFSIFLYILNVTNYLYFLSISVLGSCWFILGILTINCFSYTLWSKIMFFISIGVIFFFSFLISVCYVS
- a CDS encoding cytochrome o ubiquinol oxidase subunit IV; this encodes MKELNSSKKKNFFKEIYIYGIGFFLSFILTVFPFFIVIFNFFSKFHSLLFISVFAIIQIIVHFKYFFKLEFSIKNPWYLISTFFSLIIIFIIFFGSVWIMFNLSFHLMDN
- a CDS encoding cytochrome c oxidase subunit 3; the encoded protein is MLINNLNNIIKKKDISKKKDINEKIVFGFWIYLISDCILFATIFSIFAVMTNSVSYNWINKDFFNLRTVFLETICLLTSSITYGIASILIDYNKKKYFFIFLIITFLLGFSFISLEFFELYSLILKGYTPINNAFLSSFFVLVGMHGIHIFSGLVWLLILIINIKKIGLVKKTKTQIKCLGLFWHFLDIIWICIFTFVYLFGKLI
- the cyoB gene encoding cytochrome o ubiquinol oxidase subunit I, translating into MLGKLTLSDIPYNEPIIMFTCFLIILTVCCIFFLMTYFKKWKIFWTEWCCSVDHKKIAIMYIILAFVMLFRGFADAIMMRLQQVISSSGKQGFLPSHHYDQIFTAHGVIMIFFVAMPLVIGLMNFVVPLQIGARDVAFPTLNNISFWLTFSGAMILNISLGIGEFAQTGWLAYPPLSELQYNPGVGVDYWIWSLQIAGIGTTLTGINFLVTILKMRTIGMSMFKMPIFTWTSLCTNILIICAFPVLTVVLMLLTLDRYLGFHFFTNSFGGNPMMYINLIWIWGHPEVYILILPAFGIFSEVVPTFSKKTLFGYVSLVWATIAITILSFIVWLHHFFTMGSGANINSFFGIATMIIAIPTGVKIFNWLFTMYRGRIELHSAMLWAIGFLITFSIGGMTGVLLSVPSVNFVLHNSLFLVAHFHNVIIGGVVFGCFSGITYWFPKLFGFTLDEYWGKKAFYFWITGFFLAFMPLYYLGIMGMTRRLSQNIEDQFHSFLLISAVGTFFIAIGIICQIIQVIKSIILRKKYADLTGDPWDGRTLEWSTLSPPPVYNFLLCPEVKERDDFWRIKKNNHFKKNSIFNQKNIIIPNNTNIGVIISFFSILLGFSFVWHIWWLGSLSFLTIILIWISDSCKKSCKTIINVKK
- the cyoA gene encoding ubiquinol oxidase subunit II; this encodes MKFPIKKKNIIIIVLVTIILFINSCHASLLEPKGEIAVNQKKIMLFSLGMMLLIVIPVIIMTFWFIIKYRKSNIKSKYTPNWSYSRNIELLVWIIPILIIFCLSIVAYTTTHRLEPSKPLISKIKPIKINVIALDWKWLFIYPKYRIATINEISFPKNVPVQFKITSNSVMNSFFIPSLGSQIYAMPCMSTTLNLIANSSGKYKGMSSNYSGKNFSNMKFSVLITKDNSSFISWINKVKKNGISLYNKEKYLKHIFKPDENYKVQYFFDIDDTIFNKLIQSCYLKPNNNINNNYKKN